TTTCTGTCTGCCAGCTTCCACTGCTGTTTCATATTGAAGGAATGAACAGAACTTGAACAGATCTAGTAACAGATGAACCTGTTTGGGGtcgggggcagcattttcacttttggataaatagcgtgcccaaactgAACTGCCTCCTGCTCTGTCCCAGATCctgatatatgcatattattattagtattggatagaaaacactctgaagtttataaaactgtttgaatcatgtctgtgtgtataacagaacttaccacaacagcagcataccaccctgcataccactggtggcttgcttctgaagctaagcagggtttgtcctggtcagttcctggatgggagaccagatgctgctggaagtggtgttggagggacataaggaggcactctttcccctGGTCTAttcccccagggcagtgattgaggACACTGCGCTGTGtatagggtgctgtcttttggatgggatgttaagcaggtgtcctgactctctgaggtcattaaagatcccatggcacttactGTAAGAGTagtggtgtcctggctaaattcccaatctgcccCTCAAACcatcacctaataatccccagtttacaattggctcatcaatccccctcctctcccctgtaactattccccaggtcgtcgctgcaaatgagaatgtgttctcagtccacttacctggtaaaataacggataaatatttagcaggtgaaacccccgaggacaaaccattcagattttttttttttaagtcactgtctttcctgcagttcctaccgcttccactggatgtcaccagtttgtAGAAATTGGTTGAGATTTTTCCTTTGCGTAATGAAGAAGTACCATAGCTCAGAAcgtcacttcatgtgtacctttTGATAGATGCGCATAACCAGCGTCAGTTTGTTttactcctgtattgaacacagatcattgTTTATGGGACAtgtaggagtgccaacaaaagaagctcgtcaaaggtaaggcatgatttatattttatttctgcgttttgtgtcgtgcctgcagagttgaaatatgctactctcattgtttactgttgtgctatcatcagatgaTAGCATCTTAtcctttcgccgaaaagcttttttgaaatctgatatgttggctggattcacaacgagtgtagctttaatttgctatcctgcatgtgtaatttaatgaaagttagatttttatagaaatgtatttgaatttccctggctattggccatgtgggacgcaagcgtcccacCTACCCCAGAGAGGTTTTTAAGAGCATTATTTGTTATACTGTTGGCCAATGCTTGGTTTCTTATGAGAATAACTGTGAAATATTAATCTTGTGTGTCTTCCCTTAACCACTCTGTTAATGTGAGCCAACGATAGTAGAGTAAGCAGGCAGGCACTAGGCAGTAGAGCTCTTTAATAAAGAACAGATCAGAGGAACTCCTCTTGACCCTCAAGACAAGCTTGAAATATAGTCCTACAGTTCACCTGCCTGCATCTTATCCACCATATCCTCTTTTACCCTCTTTTCACACTCTATCAGCAAATCATGCTAGCAGGCCACAGCGGACTTATCCCTGATATGTGTTGAAAACCAATCGACATGACAGTGTCATATGGCATAGGCTGTGGTTACAATATAGAAATATCACTGCTGTGTTCAAGTAGGTTACCCAGAATTTGGTACTAGCTAATGTAAAGAGGCAAACAATTCAAGGTTTTGGAACTGTATTTAGAGGTAAACAAAtatttagtttgtttgtttgacaTTTACCACGAACACGTTGACCTTTTTAAATCAGGCTATTGAAGGTTTACCTGAAGCAGTCAATCATGTTAGTTCTTTTTCTCACAGTGTATCATAAAGCGTTCCAAAGTTATATTGATTTCAGTcatcttttttttgttgtcatttcAGTAAACTGTTCAACATAGCTCTTTGAAAGATCTCACTCACATTTTAAATGGATAGGATCATATTGGTAATGCTGCAGCGCCCCTATAATGTTAGTGTGTGTACAACAGACTCTATTGCTTGGTTAGTGGCAGTGTCTGAGCTATATGTGTAAAATGAATGTGTAaaatatacatgtaaatataAGGATAGTTTAGATTATAGTTCTATGTTTATAGCATGGCAAATTCAGTAGAACCAGAATCCTTACTGTAAGGGCAAAATTTAGTAAAATCTAGATGCAGTGTAATCTCTTGGATCCTGACACAAATTCAACAAAGCACCACATTTCAAATGTATGTGAGGTGATACTTCTTCAGCATTGAGCTTTTTGTTTTCCTGTTTATCTGTGCCAAAGCATCACTATAGCAGTTTTGTCAGCAAGGTGGCATAAAGAAagactgtttttgttttgttattttctaGATTTGAAGGAGTTTCTGATGTTGAAAGTGACGGACATACTGAAGCTGcagctacagtgtgtgtgtacagttgacAAACTGTTTCGATCCTTACTGTCTCCCGAGGTTGAGCCTGGTGGGAAAtgatgaatgattgattgattgagaagTTATACTTTAATAATACCCATGAGGAAATGTGTTTGTAATCAAGGCAAGATATAAAATCTATAAAaagatacactcttagaaaataaagttgttgtccccataggagaacctttggaagaacccttttgggttccatgtagaaccttttccgcagagggttctacatggaacccaaaagggttatcctatggggacagtcaaaTAACTTTTTTGAaaccattttttctaagagtgtactacacacacatatatattatttACATAAAGAGTGTTTAAAATGGGTCACGGTAAGAATATTCATGAACTCATGCACTGTCCTTGGTAGTTAGGCTGGACAATTTGAGCCTTTCATCttgctcctccttctcctcctcttccttcttctctcgTGCTTCTCCCTCCACATGGTACCCTACCATCAGCTGGTACACCATCACCCCCAACACTGCACCAATGAAGGGGGCAAAGATTGGCACAAAGAACCAGTAGGCACTAGCCCTGTGGGAGACCAAGACAGAGACAAGGTTGTATGTTTATGGAGAACAGGGAAAGCAGAGCTATTACACAGAAAAAGAAAAACAGGAGAAAAATCCAAAACTCACGTGAAGACCTCACCACCCCAGCCAGCCAGGGCAGTAAAGATGCGTGGGCCCAGGTCCCTGGCAGGGTTGACAGCGTAGCCCGAGTTGAAGCCCATTGACAGGCCGATGACCAGCACCACAAACCCCACCGTGAAAGCCTCCAGGCCCCGGGGGATGGGGTTGTTGTAGGGGTCCACGATGGCCAGGATACACACGATCAGAGCTGCTGTGCCTATAATCTGTAACACAGCCAAGCTCAGTTTTACATGGTTGTTGCAGGAATGTGCATGTTGTTATGTACAACGGTTTTATACAGGATAATATTCCATATAACTACTTATGAttctgaggctgtcctaatacggaatactaatatactatagtatactaataGCGTGAATGTACCTGGTCAAAGAATCCATTAACCAGAGTGAGATGTTTGGAGGGATATGTGGCAAAGATCCCAGCAGTGGCATTCTCCCCCACAACGATCAGTGTTCCTTGGCCGTAGTCCCACAACGCATCTGGAGAAACCACGGCAAGATATAAGAGatcacagtgtgtgtggtatcaTCTACAGTAGCTGTAGAACCTTGAAACTCCCTTAGGGAGAAAATAACAGTTATTTTCAGACAGTCTAAACTTTGACAGTCTTGAGAATGTTTTCGGTGAAATATGGCCACTGGAAAAACTATTGTTGCTGTTTGTACATTTCTGAAAATATAAATGATCAGAATCCTACTAACCAAAATACATGCCAAATATGATCCCAGCTCCCAGGAAGGCCCCTATAGTCTGGAACAAGAAAAACACAGGGAATTTCCTCCAAGGTTCTCTCCCCAATAGACAGAGGGCGAAGGTCACCGTTGGGTTCAGGTGGCCTCCTGTGACAAAGAACCATTTGGAAAATGGTGAATTTCCATTTGTCAAtttcattctattctattcaattTTCTCTGAGTAAAAAACACCCAAGACCATCTCTCTTAAAATCAAGTCTCTGAGTGAGAGAAAATTATTTAGGGAAAACAACCAGAGCCTATCAAGACCAAAGATGATTCTCTTAAAATCTTTTCTCTGAGGGAAAAAAAGGACTATCTGCCGCAATAGTAGGTAGACTCAGTAAATGCCTGTTAGGACGGGAGGTCTCTGTGACAGTAAAttggagagattcattttattTTCAAGGCTGCCATGTGTATTAGGCATTGAAAAATGTGGGCACAAGTGAACTGTGGAAATCTATGTTCCTTTGCATTGACAGATGAATCCTTGTATAGTAAATAAAGTAATAACGCAATTTGCGATTTCACACTTTCCTTTCAATCATGGACCCAATGGCTTTAAAATTCAAGGGGCAAGCCAGCATCGTACTTGTCTCTGTGAGCTTCTCTGATGTCTACTGTTTTCTACtgcgctttctctctctcgctctctcaccctttctctctctctttctctctctgactgttttacctaaaaaaaaaaaacatcgaCAAGGGTAAATATTGCACTTTATATTAGTGTCAGTTTACCTTAGGTATAAAGTGTCTGTCACAATAGGCAACCGATGACTCCCAATAGACTCACTACTCTCAGACAGTAACGCCCCCCTCACCTGAGATCTGTCCGCTGACCAGGATGCCCAGTGTAGCAGCGAAGCCAAAGGCAAAGTTGACGGTGAGGAACATTCCATGGGAGCCACCACTTAGCACCAGCTGGGCCACCGCACCACAGCCAAACATctacagagaagggagagagagaggttaaaggagaaacACTGTGCATGGGTAACCAAACCCACGTGAACattgtagtgttgttgttgtgttatgtCTTGTTGAATACATGTTTTAACATTATACAAATCccctaaatacagtatatataaggGTCATCAACAAGATTACTATGGCATGCATATCACATACAGACTGACAGTCTGTAGCTATCTGTGTAGACTGCCTGTATGTGTAGATCTGTGAgaatggaggatggatggagaattGCCTGTACcagtccagtctgtttctgctttaGTCAACTTGTTGTCAGGCCAAAATAGTTTTTCAATCAGCTTTTGTCTGAGTTCTTTGTGCACTCAGGATCCAAAAAATGCCTGTGGTCGAGCGGTGGTCTAGTACCATTTCAAATATGTTTTTTGGACTTTTTTTGGACTTAGCTCAGGTCACCCAAGACGATCAATGCCTTTAACAGCTTGACCTGAGTATCCGCTTGCTGTGCCATGCAAGTTGTGGCCATTTTGCCTACTGATCTTCACTGAGGTGTAGCTTCCAATGACCCGAGAGGCCATGTGTGTGTTGATAAGGGTGGGCTACGGAGCCCAGGGGTTCTGGTGGTGGACGTTTTTTCAACAAAGCAGCACGGTGGATCATACAGAAACATACATATATATGCTGAGTTTCCTTGGAAATATATCATCTTTCTATATGCATTTAATCAACAGTGTGTTGTGGTGGGTGGGTTATGCTGCCTATAGAGTATCCTATCTATAAAATCTACCTGTGGAGCCTTCCTTAGAGCAGAGAAGACCTGCCTTCAGGCAGTCCGGGCCAAGGGAGTTATGTTTGCCAGGGAGGCATAAGTCTTCACTCAGTAGTGTGGCCAAACAGTGGATCAGGCAAGAAAAATACCAGATGGCAAAACCGCCCCCTCTCAGTTTGTATCTTCCCTCCAGCTACTGTTATTGTTCTGTATGGGGGTAAATATTGGAAACAGCTGACCCCAGGTAGCTGTTTGTGTGTTAACCTCATGTGTGTTTTATTTGGATTTAGCGGAATACCAACAGGGATGCCAGGGCCTTACCTACGTGGATGACTTTTTCACCTTAGTGGGCAAGGTTCTATTCTATTCCGTAGATTTGTCTTGAAGGTTAGGTTTTGAGTTTTTCCTAAAGCAGGTATTCAGGTGAAAATGTTCATGAATTAATTATAGATAATTTAACAGTTTAATCCATTTGTGTGAGATTAAGTGAATTCATGTAAATATGGAATGTAATATCTCCAAGGAAGCATGAACAATTATGTGATAATCTCTCTTTTCCTCAGAATAAATTACCTTGCTACGTAGAAAACAATTTGAAGTTCTTTAAATGTATCAATTTAAAGGAAAGGATGTTTATTTTCAGTGTAGGTTTTTCAGGTAGACTTGAGAGGTTAATTAAAATGTGATAATAAAATAATATTAACAAGCTGATAATAGAATTCACAGTGTCAGTTCTGCTTGTATAGCCAATGCTAACAATGTGGGAAGAGCTATCCTTTTACATTCACACCCAAGCTCAAAGCACTGCTTTAAACAACACATTTAGATTAAGATGAAATTCCACAAAAGTTCCATGTGAAATGAATGAGAAAACAAGCAATTAAGTCATCAGAGAATATTAGATGCTTAACCATCACTTTGCTTAATTACATGCTTCATCCATATTTTTGAAGACATTCTTTTCATACCGACAAGCGATAGATAATAATAGTATGGTACTGTGTTTCCAATTCACATTCACCCACTCACTTTAATAGGGTTTTACATACATAGGTAATACTATTGTAGTAATGTAAAACAGTCTCTACTCACCACCAGTATCAGGGTTCCCAGGCACTCTGCCAGAGCCTGGCGTAGCAGCATGTGACGGACCTGAAAGGTCCTTGCGAGCTTGTCCATAAGCGCCTTCTGTTTTCCCATGATGCAGCTGTGGGTCGTCCAGTGAAAACAGGGTCAGTTGCGGAGATGTGGGGCTGACTTGGAATGTGTGTCAAGGAGGACCGTGTGTCGACTCTTTAAGCACTCAGAGAGGGATCCCTCCCTCGTTGagatttttttaaaacatgtCTCTCCTTGATTCTGAACGCCTACCTCCACATCTCCACCCATATCTTCTTACCTCCCCTGTTTTTTTTAATACCTTTTCCTCACTTGAATTCAGATGGATtagtactacaactactactacttggTGTTTTGAAACTTAAGTCAAACTTGTCGCCTCCTTGTATGCAAGCAAAACTACAGCCTCTACAAAGAGGTCTGCACCTTTACGGCACAGCAGGTAGTTGGTTCAATCTCTACTCCATGTGTTCACCCTAAATCACACAAACAGTTTTACGCAGGGTACTTAAATTCCcttatttagcagatgttgttgcgaATGTAGCGgaatgttcctagctccaacagtgcattaatatctaacaatacaaaacaatacacacaaatctaaaataaacatttttggaattaggaaatatataaatattaggatgagcaatgtcagagtctggagtataaataaataatgaacaaaaatatatacgcaacatgcaataatttctaagattttactgagttacagttcatagaaggaaatcattcaattgaaataaattcatttaggccctaatctatggatttcacatgactgagaatacagatgaGCGTCTGTTGTCATAAATAAAGGTAGGGGTATGGTTACGACACATCGATCCATTACtgcccaaacatgctcaatgggtgacatgcctggtgagtatacaggccgTGGAAGgactggaacattttcagcttccaggaattgtgtacagatccttgcgacatggagccGTGCATTTTCATGctcaaacatgaggtgatggcggcggataaatggcacgacaatgggcctcaggatcttgtcacggtatctctgtgcattcaaattgccatcgataaaatgcaattgtgttcattgtccgtagcttattccTGTCCAAACCATAACTTTACCAAAACCAtggtgcactctgttcacaacgttaacatcagcaaaccgctcgcccacatgacaccataGATGTGctctgaggttgtgaggccggttggacgtactgccaaattttctaaaacgacattgtatggtagagaaattaacattcaattctctggtggacattcctgcggtcggcatgccaattgcacactccctcaaaaattcagacatctgtggcattgtgttgtgtgacaaaactgcacattttagagtggccttttattgtccccagcacaaggtgcacctgtgtaatgttcatgctGCTTAAAAAAAGGCTAGGTGACCCACTAACAGGACAATGTCTGAGGtaactggagggcgcgcaattaaaataaataatcataaaaattatcAAACTGCACTGTCCGGtttacagtaggctttacagcgaaagcatgccatgcgattgtttgaggacagcgccccacctCAAAAAAAAATTCCACCgacacaggtttcataaattcacaaatagcgattaaatattcacttctttttgaaaatcttcctctgatttgtcatccaaagggtcccggctacaacatgtagtgtcgttttgttagataaaatccttctttatatcccaaaaggtCTGTTCAGTTGGCACCAtcaatttgagtaatccactcgttcaacatgcagagaaaggaatccaaaaagctactgctaaattttgttaaaacaagtcaaaatacgtttctatataaacctcagataccctaaaatgtaattaaattataatatttcatacagaaagTATGTTTAATAGGAAAATTATATTAGCAGGTGCGTGTCCTCTTCGTCGCGCGCGCATACACGAATTTCCAAGTCTGTGTCCCTGTGGTAAAAGTCATATTTCTtactcgttttggaagaaacaagcctgaaaccttgaacaaagactactgATACCCAGTAGAAGCCATATGAATTGCATACTGGGAGCTAGATTTATTTTTTCCCTATATGTTCCATTGGAAAAGCATGGGCacgcaaaaaaataaaaatgttggttggtttttctttcgattttctcctaccacatctattgtgttatagtctcctacattattttaatatTTCTACAaagttcagagtgttttctttccaatggtaccaattatatgcatatcctggcatcagggcctgagcaacaggcagtttactttgggcacgtcagtcaggcggaaattgagaaaaatacaccctagcctgaagaagttGAATAATcttcctgatatgccacacctgtcaggtgaatggattatcttggcaaaggagaaatgcacacTAACAAGGAAGTAAACAGATCTGTGCACAAAATTCAGAGAAATAACTGTTTTGtgcatgtggaacatttctgggatctttcatttcagctcatgaaacatgggaccaacactttacatgttgcgcttttatttttgttcagtgtatgtgacgggatgtatagacattatggaatGTATGTGGATACaacatgtagtgtatctgtagaATACGTGggatagaatagtatatgtacagcaatagttgaatagaATTGCCTTGAATAGAATACTGTTTTATGCATATAAAATGAGTAAACCAGTATGTACACATGAtgaaagtgaccagtgttccattattaaagtgaccagtattTCATGTCTAtctacatagggcagcagccccAAGACGaaaaggtaaaaaatctgtcgatgttgtcttgagcaagtcacttaaccctaattgttcctgtAAATTGCTATGGATAAGAACGTCTGACAAATGTCATATTGGAGTCACTTTTATCGAAAGTAAGAAgggaagatgtttctgaacacttctccATTAATGTGGatactaccatgattatggattaTTAGGGATGAATCGTGAAGAATGATAAGTGAGCCTCTGTACAGAGGCACAAAGATCATACAGGTGTAAGAACTTAATTTgacatttagtccataatgtttcttgatcggtggttaggctattatcTGGCCAAAATTAGGCCAAATGAATATTAATATAacgtgtgttagtgtgggttttcagtgaatttatgtaaatcaccaATCTCATCTGCATTTCCAGCGACACAGGAAAATTCTTAGAAAGAACAGATTGATCAAATTGACATCCTACACctgtacacccccccccccaaaaaaaaattgcTAATCTCCCCTGTTATTGCAATGGGGAGAGGTTAGTTTATTTTGTTGTAGCCTTCTCACTTATCCTTATTTATGATTCATTCATAATTGTTTCAGAATCATGGCATTATCAGGATTTATTTAAatgtgttcagaaacatcttatCTATTCACTTAGAAAGAAAATTACCCCACTCATCATTCACCATTCAGTTCCTATtgcagaaaacaaaaacaattttaaaaaactgaaaaTGCATCCAACGAGTTTCTAGAATCACAAGTTTGATAtatgc
The DNA window shown above is from Oncorhynchus tshawytscha isolate Ot180627B linkage group LG20, Otsh_v2.0, whole genome shotgun sequence and carries:
- the aqp3b gene encoding aquaporin-3b, whose translation is MGKQKALMDKLARTFQVRHMLLRQALAECLGTLILVMFGCGAVAQLVLSGGSHGMFLTVNFAFGFAATLGILVSGQISGGHLNPTVTFALCLLGREPWRKFPVFFLFQTIGAFLGAGIIFGMYFDALWDYGQGTLIVVGENATAGIFATYPSKHLTLVNGFFDQIIGTAALIVCILAIVDPYNNPIPRGLEAFTVGFVVLVIGLSMGFNSGYAVNPARDLGPRIFTALAGWGGEVFTASAYWFFVPIFAPFIGAVLGVMVYQLMVGYHVEGEAREKKEEEEKEEQDERLKLSSLTTKDSA